From one Methanobrevibacter woesei genomic stretch:
- a CDS encoding MFS transporter, with protein sequence MRKLKLQDYVILITSIASFFVAFISSAPAVALPQLATEFSLNNIMQNWVINIFLFTVAIVAVPFGKFSGMYGIKKSYNIGLILFLIGSILSAIAFSTESLLIFRAFQGIAAAILYNTVTSLVSVAVPEQIRGKALGIMVSAVYIGLAVAPFIGGILTDYLGWRAIFYFSIPFILITLLISFTKVKDEWSMYENETFDIKGSILYGVSIFLLVYGFTIINEPNGLILAIIGAILLIAFIYLELRVKYPVFNVRVFKNTKFLSSNLASIISYIATFLVTYVLNYHFQYILGYNETLTGVLLLVTPLLMAIASPISGNLSDKINPQKLAAIGMAFVTLALFILIFLNAETPLYVIIVAMVLQGIGFGIFASPNTNLVMSTVEPKETPTASVTITVMRVVGQTLSLAMLTVIFAIIMGNVAFVPENFPQLIESSSTACIISTILCAIAILASLWGLKSKNIN encoded by the coding sequence ATGAGAAAATTAAAACTTCAAGATTATGTTATATTAATCACTTCAATAGCATCCTTTTTTGTTGCTTTTATATCCTCAGCTCCAGCAGTAGCACTTCCACAATTAGCAACTGAATTTTCATTAAACAATATTATGCAAAATTGGGTAATTAACATCTTTTTATTCACAGTAGCGATTGTTGCAGTGCCTTTTGGTAAATTCTCAGGAATGTATGGAATTAAAAAATCTTATAACATAGGATTAATTCTATTTTTAATTGGTTCTATTTTATCTGCAATTGCATTTTCAACAGAATCATTATTAATATTCAGAGCATTCCAGGGAATCGCTGCAGCTATTTTGTATAATACAGTAACTTCACTTGTTAGTGTTGCAGTACCAGAGCAAATAAGAGGAAAAGCATTAGGAATTATGGTATCTGCCGTTTATATTGGACTTGCAGTTGCACCATTTATTGGAGGAATACTAACTGATTACTTAGGTTGGAGAGCAATATTTTACTTCTCAATTCCGTTTATTTTAATTACTTTATTAATTTCATTTACTAAAGTTAAAGATGAATGGAGTATGTATGAAAATGAAACCTTTGATATCAAAGGATCCATACTTTATGGAGTATCAATTTTCTTATTAGTCTATGGATTCACAATAATAAATGAACCAAATGGACTAATATTAGCAATAATTGGAGCTATACTCTTAATAGCATTTATTTACTTAGAGTTAAGAGTTAAATATCCTGTATTTAATGTACGTGTATTTAAGAATACAAAGTTCTTATCTTCAAACCTAGCATCAATAATAAGTTATATTGCAACATTTTTAGTAACTTATGTGTTAAATTACCACTTCCAATACATTTTAGGATATAATGAAACATTAACTGGTGTTCTATTGCTAGTAACCCCCCTATTAATGGCAATTGCATCACCAATTTCTGGTAATCTCTCAGATAAAATTAATCCTCAAAAATTAGCAGCTATTGGAATGGCCTTTGTAACTTTGGCTTTATTTATATTAATATTCTTAAATGCAGAAACACCACTCTATGTAATTATAGTAGCAATGGTTTTACAAGGTATAGGATTTGGAATATTTGCCTCACCAAATACAAATCTTGTTATGAGTACAGTTGAACCAAAAGAAACTCCAACAGCATCAGTTACAATTACTGTAATGAGAGTAGTTGGTCAGACATTAAGTTTAGCTATGCTAACTGTAATATTTGCAATAATTATGGGTAATGTAGCTTTCGTTCCAGAGAATTTCCCTCAATTAATTGAAAGCTCAAGCACAGCTTGCATAATCTCAACAATTTTATGCGCAATAGCTATTTTGGCCTCACTTTGGGGTTTAAAAAGTAAAAATATAAATTAA
- a CDS encoding MarR family winged helix-turn-helix transcriptional regulator: MNSRQRNLMEKMDLIPLISVIYKNEQRYLEHKIKELDINSTQVSCLMEIYSHGDVEDQHKLCQKDLVEILNFSKSTISTSLSKLEEFGYINRKIDPNNRRKNMIYLTKKGCSVIPKIIEIDKMWEQDMDCELITEELKADLRKIAIQSWKLRKSIK; encoded by the coding sequence ATGAATTCCAGACAAAGAAACTTAATGGAAAAAATGGATCTGATTCCTTTAATCTCTGTCATATACAAAAATGAACAAAGATACCTTGAACACAAGATTAAAGAGTTAGATATTAATTCTACACAAGTATCTTGCCTAATGGAAATATATTCACATGGCGATGTAGAAGATCAACATAAACTCTGCCAAAAAGATCTAGTGGAAATATTAAACTTTAGTAAATCCACAATATCTACATCCTTAAGTAAATTAGAAGAATTCGGTTATATAAACAGGAAAATTGACCCAAATAATCGAAGAAAAAACATGATTTATTTAACAAAAAAAGGATGTTCAGTAATTCCAAAAATAATTGAAATAGATAAAATGTGGGAACAAGATATGGATTGTGAATTAATCACTGAAGAACTCAAAGCAGACCTTAGAAAAATAGCTATTCAAAGCTGGAAACTTAGAAAAAGTATTAAATAA
- the rbr gene encoding rubrerythrin yields MVDLKGTKTEKNLEAAFAGESQAHTKYQYFASQASKEGYKQISAIFSETSRNEKEHAKMWFKYLHDGAVPDTITNLKDAADGENYEWTEMYAEFAEIAEEEGFDEIAAKFRLVGQVEAKHEERYRKLAENIENDSVFKRDEEIEWKCDNCGFIYVGEEAPEVCPCCNHPIAYFEERATNY; encoded by the coding sequence ATGGTCGATTTAAAAGGAACTAAAACTGAAAAGAACTTAGAAGCAGCTTTTGCTGGTGAATCCCAAGCTCATACAAAATACCAATATTTTGCTTCCCAAGCATCTAAAGAAGGTTATAAACAAATTTCAGCTATTTTCTCTGAAACATCAAGAAATGAGAAAGAACATGCTAAAATGTGGTTTAAATATTTGCATGATGGTGCAGTACCAGACACTATAACCAACTTAAAAGATGCTGCAGATGGTGAAAACTACGAATGGACTGAAATGTATGCGGAATTTGCTGAAATAGCTGAAGAAGAAGGTTTTGATGAAATTGCTGCTAAATTTAGATTAGTAGGTCAAGTTGAAGCAAAACATGAAGAAAGATACAGAAAATTAGCTGAAAATATAGAAAATGACTCTGTATTTAAAAGAGATGAAGAAATCGAATGGAAATGTGACAACTGTGGATTTATTTATGTTGGAGAAGAAGCTCCTGAAGTATGTCCATGTTGTAACCACCCAATAGCTTACTTTGAAGAAAGAGCTACAAATTACTAA
- a CDS encoding C-GCAxxG-C-C family protein: MELDSSKVEKKIEELRETKSCSQSTLMGLCEDTEYSQDDLSKIASGFSGGIGGTFAEGSCGAVTGATLAIGLLEEDEDKIKAYTKELFEAFKDKYTSVRCDIISKNGEDKTLCTECCVFAGKKVCDLINK; the protein is encoded by the coding sequence ATGGAATTAGATTCATCAAAGGTTGAAAAAAAGATTGAAGAGTTGAGAGAAACAAAAAGCTGTTCTCAATCTACATTAATGGGACTTTGTGAAGATACTGAATACTCTCAAGATGATCTATCAAAAATAGCTAGTGGTTTTTCTGGTGGAATTGGTGGAACATTTGCAGAAGGAAGCTGTGGAGCAGTAACTGGAGCTACTCTTGCAATAGGATTATTAGAAGAAGATGAAGATAAAATAAAAGCATATACAAAAGAACTGTTTGAAGCATTCAAGGATAAATACACATCTGTTCGTTGCGATATAATCTCAAAAAATGGAGAAGACAAAACATTATGTACTGAATGCTGTGTATTTGCAGGAAAAAAAGTTTGTGATTTAATAAATAAATAA
- a CDS encoding SseB family protein, whose amino-acid sequence MNEKILKLMEEYIEIEESEIEFQDVKLAMVGHEIDHAVLDSKLIAITNKTEEYKEILRLTVEDANNSYFIPVFTSEDEAEKCIEEMGLDSLDFDYELEVMEGVDIFEIGLDDETFVGLVINPYDTDFIVPKEDLLHTSQCNHNSSDVNEN is encoded by the coding sequence ATGAATGAAAAGATATTAAAATTAATGGAAGAATATATTGAAATTGAAGAAAGTGAAATCGAGTTCCAGGATGTTAAATTAGCTATGGTTGGTCACGAAATCGATCATGCTGTTTTAGATTCCAAGTTAATAGCTATTACCAATAAAACTGAAGAATACAAAGAAATTTTAAGATTAACAGTAGAAGATGCAAATAATAGCTATTTCATTCCTGTTTTTACAAGTGAAGATGAAGCTGAAAAATGTATTGAAGAAATGGGTCTTGATTCACTTGATTTTGACTATGAACTTGAAGTAATGGAAGGTGTTGATATTTTTGAAATAGGTCTTGATGATGAAACTTTTGTTGGACTTGTAATTAACCCATATGACACTGATTTCATTGTTCCAAAAGAAGACCTATTACATACAAGTCAATGTAACCACAATTCCAGTGATGTAAATGAAAATTAA
- a CDS encoding ketopantoate reductase family protein, translating to MNILIEGAGAIGIALGASMISQNANVSFYASQRTADKLTEGIKRIGIFNHLSFSPDSYEVYTDYNDLPEDSFDFVFVCSKTVANDDISNNLNEHRNILKEGAKIIIFQNGFGNDEPYLRYFDKDEVFCARVITGFSRPERNISEVTVHTEPILLGSLQGADIEVLKPIAEMISKSGIPSEINENLDKFLWAKMLYNCALNPLGAILGVNYGKLTENDYSIAIMNKLIEEIFNVIKAAGYSTNWDKPEEYQDIFYSKLVPDTYNHFSSTYQDISKKQKTEIDSLNGMVIKLGEKYDVDVSVNKTIYNIIKSIEADF from the coding sequence ATGAATATTTTAATTGAAGGTGCTGGTGCTATAGGAATTGCTCTTGGGGCTTCTATGATTTCTCAAAATGCAAATGTTTCTTTTTATGCAAGTCAAAGAACTGCAGATAAGTTAACTGAAGGAATTAAAAGAATTGGAATATTTAATCATCTTTCATTTTCACCAGATTCATATGAAGTATACACTGATTATAATGATTTACCTGAAGATTCCTTTGATTTTGTCTTTGTTTGCAGTAAAACAGTAGCTAATGATGATATTAGTAATAATTTAAATGAACATAGAAATATTTTGAAAGAAGGTGCAAAAATTATTATTTTCCAAAATGGATTTGGTAATGATGAGCCTTATCTCAGATACTTTGATAAGGATGAGGTATTCTGTGCACGTGTAATTACTGGCTTTAGCAGGCCTGAGAGAAATATAAGTGAAGTTACAGTACACACTGAACCTATTTTACTTGGGTCTCTACAAGGTGCAGATATTGAAGTTTTAAAACCAATAGCTGAAATGATTTCAAAGTCTGGAATCCCATCTGAGATCAATGAGAATTTAGATAAATTTTTATGGGCTAAAATGCTTTACAATTGTGCCCTAAATCCATTAGGTGCAATTTTAGGTGTTAACTATGGTAAATTAACTGAAAATGATTATTCAATAGCTATTATGAATAAACTCATTGAAGAAATCTTTAATGTAATAAAAGCTGCAGGATACAGTACCAATTGGGACAAGCCAGAGGAATATCAGGATATTTTTTACTCTAAATTAGTTCCAGACACTTATAATCATTTTTCATCAACTTACCAGGATATTAGCAAAAAGCAGAAAACTGAAATTGATTCATTAAATGGTATGGTCATTAAACTAGGTGAAAAATATGATGTTGATGTAAGTGTCAATAAAACTATTTATAACATAATTAAATCAATTGAAGCTGATTTCTAG